From Vitis vinifera cultivar Pinot Noir 40024 chromosome 3, ASM3070453v1, the proteins below share one genomic window:
- the LOC100262415 gene encoding DNA replication licensing factor MCM4 yields MASDSSPANINGGPSSPDDSYSSPIGNTFSSPGDGTRRRRGRRPSASPAFATPPHPHSRFAASETTPTPSEATPTPSSGRRRRGSRRASVSTPIATPSSTDEAPPSSEGEGDDMDEAPPMFVWGTNISVQDVNAAILRFLRHFREHPSHTEGKYMRAIHRVLEIEGESLDVDAHDVFDYDSDLYTKMVRYPLEVLAIFDIVLMDMVSRINPLFEKHIQARIFNLKTSTSMRNLNPSDIEKMVSLKGMIIRCSSIIPEIREAVFRCLVCRHYSDPIVVDRGRINEPTTCGRPECLAKNSMTLIHNRCRFADKQIVRLQETPDDIPEGGTPHTVSLLMHDKLVDAGKPGDRVEVTGIYRAMSVRVGPTQRTVKSLFKTYIDCLHLKKTDKSRMQAEDPMEVENGSGRNEEDTLLGYEDKVAQLKELSKQPDIYDRLTRSLAPNIWELDDVKKGLLCQLFGGSALKLPSGASFRGDINILLVGDPGTSKSQLLQYIHKLSPRGIYTSGRGSSAVGLTAYVTKDPETGETVLESGALVLSDRGICCIDEFDKMSDNARSMLHEVMEQQTVSIAKAGIIASLNARTSVLACANPSGSRYNPRLSVIDNIHLPPTLLSRFDLIYLILDKADEQTDRRLAKHIVALHFENPESLEQDVLDLPTLTAYVSYARKHIHPKLSDEAAEELTRGYVEMRRRGNFPGSSKKVITATPRQIESLIRLGEALARIRFSEWVEKRDVMEAFRLLEVALQQSATDHSTGTIDMDLITTGVSASERMRRESLVSTTRNIIMEKMQLGGPSMRLLELLEELKKQSSCSEAHLNDLRNALATLASEGFVSVHGDSVKRI; encoded by the exons ATGGCTTCCGATTCTTCTCCGGCCAACATCAATGGCG GACCTTCCTCTCCCGATGACTCGTACTCGAGCCCGATCGGCAACACTTTCTCGTCCCCAGGCGATGGCACTCGCCGGAGAAGAGGGCGGCGGCCGTCCGCGTCTCCTGCATTTGCGACTCCGCCACATCCACACTCCCGATTCGCCGCTTCTGAGACAACGCCAACTCCGTCTGAGGCAACCCCAACACCCTCTAGCGGACGCCGGAGAAGGGGATCTAGAAGGGCTTCCGTGTCCACTCCAATTGCCACGCCTTCATCAACTGATGAAGCACCGCCTTCGTCTGAAGGTGAAGGGGATGACATGGATGAAGCTCCACCGATGTTCGTGTGGGGCACGAACATTAGCGTGCAGGATGTAAATGCTGCAATTCTTAGGTTTTTAAGGCATTTTCGTGAACACCCATCTCATACAGAGGGGAAGTACATGAGAGCCATACACAGAGTTCTTGAAATAGAGGGAGAATCACTTGATGTGGATGCCCACGATGTGTTTGATTATGACTCGGACCTTTACACCAAGATGGTTAGATACCCACTTGAGGTTCTTGCGATATTTGACATTGTTTTGATGGACATGGTCAGTAGAATCAATCCGCTGTTTGAAAAGCATATCCAGGCTCGCATTTTTAATCTCAAGACATCAACATCGATGAGAAATCTCAACCCATCTG ATATTGAGAAGATGGTGTCATTGAAAGGGATGATTATTCGGTGTAGTTCAATTATACCTGAAATCAGGGAAGCAGTATTTAGATGCCTTGTATGTAGACACTACTCTGACCCCATTGTTGTGGATCGAG GGCGAATCAATGAACCAACAACTTGTGGGAGGCCTGAGTGTCTTGCCAAGAACTCCATGACACTGATTCACAACCGATGCAG GTTTGCTGATAAGCAAATTGTGAGGCTTCAAGAGACACCAGATGATATCCCTGAGGGAGGGACACCACACACTGTGAGTTTGTTGATGCATGACAAGCTGGTGGACGCTGGAAAGCCCGGTGACAGAGTTGAG GTGACTGGAATTTACAGGGCTATGAGTGTCAGAGTCGGACCAACACAGAGAACCGTTAAATCTTTATTCAAG ACTTACATTGACTGTCTTCATTTAAAGAAGACTGACAAGTCAAGAATGCAAGCAGAGGATCCCATGGAAGTTGAAAATGGCTCAGGTAGAAATGAAGAAGACACCCTGCTTGGCTATGAAGACAAG GTGGCACAATTAAAGGAGCTGTCAAAGCAGCCTGATATATATGACCGACTGACCAGGTCTTTGGCACCAAACATCTGGGAGCTGGATGATGTGAAGAAAGGCCTTCTTTGCCAG CTTTTTGGTGGGAGTGCTTTGAAGTTGCCATCTGGGGCTAGCTTCCGTGGTGACATCAATATCCTTCTTGTTGGTGATCCTGGAACGAGCAAATCCCAGTTGCTCCAATACATACACAAGTTATCTCCTCGTGGAATTTACACTAGTGGAAGGGGGAGCTCTGCTGTTGGCTTGACTGCTTATGTTACGAAAGATCCTGAAACAGGGGAAACT GTTTTGGAGAGTGGAGCTCTGGTTCTGAGTGACAGAGGAATCTGCTGCATTGATGAATTTGACAAAATGTCTGACAATGCTAGGAGCATGTTGCATGAG GTGATGGAACAACAAACTGTTTCAATTGCAAAAGCGGGAATTATTGCCTCTCTTAATGCTAGGACTTCCGTATTGGCTTGTGCAAATCCAAGTGGCTCACGTTACAATCCTCGCTTGTCAGTCATAGACAACATACACCTTCCTCCTACCTTATTGTCCAG GTTTGATTTGATTTACCTAATTCTTGACAAGGCTGATGAACAAACAGACAGGCGTCTCGCCAAGCATATTGTTGCTTTACACTTTGAGAATCCTGAG AGTCTAGAGCAAGATGTATTGGACCTTCCTACATTAACTGCATATGTGAGCTATGCCCGAAAGCATATCCATCCCAAGTTATCTGATGAAGCTGCTGAAGAGCTGACACGAGGTTATGTTGAGATGAGGAGGAGAGGAAACTTCCCCGGCAGTAGCAAAAAG GTTATAACAGCCACACCTAGACAGATTGAGAGTTTGATACGCCTTGGTGAAGCCCTGGCCCGTATTCGTTTCTCAGAATGG GTTGAAAAGCGAGACGTAATGGAGGCATTTCGACTTCTGGAAGTTGCATTGCAACAGTCAGCCACAGATCACTCCACCG GAACGATTGACATGGATCTCATTACCACTGGAGTGTCAGCAAGCGAAAGGATGAGACGGGAGAGTCTGGTATCAACAACCCGCAACATAATTATGGAGAAGATGCAACTTGGAGGACCCTCAATGCGGTTGCTGGAG TTACTTGAAGAGCTGAAGAAGCAAAGTTCTTGCAGCGAAGCGCACCTTAATGAT CTGAGAAATGCACTTGCCACTCTTGCTAGTGAGGGATTTGTGTCGGTCCATGGTGACAGTGTGAAGAGAATATGA
- the LOC100257301 gene encoding protein SHORT INTERNODES: protein MMLMMRQGGSRSLSCQDCGNQAKKDCLHMRCRTCCKGRGFQCQTHVKSTWVPVYRRRQRQQHLPATTVPQQLLQGHNPRPTSSGSEARNFPAEVSSPAMFRRVRVNSIDNAVDQYAYQTAVIIGGHIFKGILYDEGPEIQFIGGGESLFPQLQQPTIVASTFTAAMELLHPSSSYPINSTSTTTAPVPGTHVIPHRRS, encoded by the exons ATGATGCTGATGATGAGGCAAGGAGGATCACGAAGCTTGAGCTGCCAAGACTGTGGAAACCAAGCAAAGAAGGACTGTCTTCACATGAGATGCAGAACCTGCTGTAAAGGCCGAGGGTTTCAGTGCCAGACCCATGTCAAGAGCACTTGGGTTCCTGTATATAGAAGGCGCCAGAGGCAACAACACCTTCCCGCTACTACCGTTCCTCAACAGCTCCTCCAAGGACACAACCCTAGACCTACATCATCAG GGTCGGAGGCGAGGAATTTTCCGGCTGAAGTGAGTTCTCCGGCGATGTTTCGCCGTGTTAGGGTGAACTCCATCGACAATGCAGTTGATCAGTATGCATATCAGACGGCTGTGATCATCGGAGGCCATATTTTCAAGGGTATTCTCTATGATGAAGGCCCTGAAATTCAGTTCATCGGTGGCGGTGAGAGCTTATTTCCTCAACTGCAGCAGCCAACCATAGTTGCTAGTACCTTCACTGCTGCCATGGAACTTCTCCATCCTTCTTCTTCATACCCAATTAACAGCACTAGTACTACTACTGCTCCTGTGCCTGGTACGCACGTTATCCCACATCGAAGATCTTGA